The following are from one region of the Gossypium hirsutum isolate 1008001.06 chromosome D03, Gossypium_hirsutum_v2.1, whole genome shotgun sequence genome:
- the LOC107950761 gene encoding mitochondrial inner membrane protein OXA1 isoform X1, with translation MAFRRSLSRRATLIARRCQPSFAYIVHEDDRKNHPLNESYSQPKPSNLFQQRSFGTGFSNSSSGFGVLFQDRRCSKLSLIPSTGVSFFRYMSTTDNDGADKIEFMTDGADRIGLMTDISEALKDSSFEAVASQAPAVNEVAVAAADSALPVAAIQYVIDAVHSSTGLNWWSSIVVTTLLVRGLTLPFLISQLKATAKMTLLRPRLEEIKERMQRTGMDPQAVAEGQNEMQKLFKEYGVTPFTPLKGFFIQMPIFISFFLGISNMAEKMPSFKSGGAYWFIDLSTPDSLCIFPVLTALTFWITVECNMLEGTEGNPSSGTTKNVARVFAALSVPLTMNFSKAIFCYWITSNVFSLAYGLVLKAPGVKAAVGVPLIPKPPAGTTPQPSINLYSAFKQPERTASHQSTSPPDEPTKASHKKISSSSTMDQRIKILERQLKGRKKNKKSHHFHVYCINNGVASTQPNKY, from the exons ATGGCGTTTAGGCGTAGCCTTTCCAGGAGAGCAACCCTAATCGCTAGACGATGTCAACCGTCATTTGCCTACATTGTCCATGAAGATGACCGTAAAAATCATCCTTTAAACGAGTCCTACTCTCAGCCAAAACCTAGCAATTTGTTTCAACAAAGATCTTTTGGAACTGGGTTTAGTAATTCATCATCAGGCTTTGGTGTGTTGTTTCAAGATAGAAGATGTTCCAAACTATCTCTCATTCCTAGCACTGGTGTGTCGTTTTTTCGGTATATGTCGACTACAGATAATGATGGGGCAGATAAGATTGAGTTTATGACTGATGGGGCAGATAGGATTGGGCTTATGACCGATATTTCGGAAGCTCTTAAGGATAGTTCTTTCGAAGCAGTGGCTTCGCAGGCTCCTGCTGTGAATGAGGTTGCTGTTGCTGCTGCTGATTCTGCGTTACCCGTTGCTGCCATACAGTACGTTATCGATGCAGTTCATTCTTCTACTGGCTTGAACTG GTGGAGTTCCATAGTTGTGACAACACTTTTGGTTCGAGGTTTAACTCTTCCGTTTTTGATAAGTCAACTTAAAGCTACTGCAAAAATGACG TTACTTAGGCCACGATTGGAGGAAATCAAGGAGCGCATGCAAAGAACG GGTATGGATCCCCAGGCAGTAGCTGAAGGTCAAAATGAAATGCAAAAGCTTTTCAAGGA ATATGGTGTAACTCCTTTTACTCCACTGAAAGGGTTCTTTATTCAGATGCCAATCTTTATCAGCTTTTTTTTAGGC ATTTCGAATATGGCTGAGAAAATGCCATCATTTAAATCCGGTGGAGCTTATTGGTTTATAGATCTCAGTACACCAGATAGTTTATGCATCTTTCCAGTTTTGACGGCTCTGACATTTTGGATAACAGTGGAG TGCAACATGCTAGAAGGTACGGAGGGGAATCCTTCTTCTGGAACTACAAAAAATGTTGCTAGAGTCTTTGCTGCTCTATCGGTTCCATTGACCATGAATTTCTCAAAG GCCATTTTCTGTTATTGGATTACATCAAATGTATTTTCCCTCGCCTATGGACTAG TGCTTAAGGCTCCTGGGGTGAAGGCGGCTGTAGGTGTTCCGCTAATACCTAAGCCTCCGGCTGGTACCACACCGCAGCCTTCTATCAATCTGTATTCAGCTTTCAAACAACCCGAAAGAACAGCATCACATCAGTCTACCTCACCACCTGATGAACCAACTAAAGCATCGCATAAAAAAATATCGTCGTCTTCAACCATGGATCAGAGGATTAAAATTTTAGAGAGACAATTAAAGGGAAGGAAGAAAAACAAGAAGAG TCACCATTTTCATGTCTACTGTATAAACAATGGAGTGGCTTCAACTCAACCAAACAAgtattaa
- the LOC107950761 gene encoding mitochondrial inner membrane protein OXA1 isoform X2, whose protein sequence is MAFRRSLSRRATLIARRCQPSFAYIVHEDDRKNHPLNESYSQPKPSNLFQQRSFGTGFSNSSSGFGVLFQDRRCSKLSLIPSTGVSFFRYMSTTDNDGADKIEFMTDGADRIGLMTDISEALKDSSFEAVASQAPAVNEVAVAAADSALPVAAIQYVIDAVHSSTGLNWWSSIVVTTLLVRGLTLPFLISQLKATAKMTLLRPRLEEIKERMQRTGMDPQAVAEGQNEMQKLFKEYGVTPFTPLKGFFIQMPIFISFFLGISNMAEKMPSFKSGGAYWFIDLSTPDSLCIFPVLTALTFWITVECNMLEGTEGNPSSGTTKNVARVFAALSVPLTMNFSKAIFCYWITSNVFSLAYGLVLKAPGVKAAVGVPLIPKPPAGTTPQPSINLYSAFKQPERTASHQSTSPPDEPTKASHKKISSSSTMDQRIKILERQLKGRKKNKKR, encoded by the exons ATGGCGTTTAGGCGTAGCCTTTCCAGGAGAGCAACCCTAATCGCTAGACGATGTCAACCGTCATTTGCCTACATTGTCCATGAAGATGACCGTAAAAATCATCCTTTAAACGAGTCCTACTCTCAGCCAAAACCTAGCAATTTGTTTCAACAAAGATCTTTTGGAACTGGGTTTAGTAATTCATCATCAGGCTTTGGTGTGTTGTTTCAAGATAGAAGATGTTCCAAACTATCTCTCATTCCTAGCACTGGTGTGTCGTTTTTTCGGTATATGTCGACTACAGATAATGATGGGGCAGATAAGATTGAGTTTATGACTGATGGGGCAGATAGGATTGGGCTTATGACCGATATTTCGGAAGCTCTTAAGGATAGTTCTTTCGAAGCAGTGGCTTCGCAGGCTCCTGCTGTGAATGAGGTTGCTGTTGCTGCTGCTGATTCTGCGTTACCCGTTGCTGCCATACAGTACGTTATCGATGCAGTTCATTCTTCTACTGGCTTGAACTG GTGGAGTTCCATAGTTGTGACAACACTTTTGGTTCGAGGTTTAACTCTTCCGTTTTTGATAAGTCAACTTAAAGCTACTGCAAAAATGACG TTACTTAGGCCACGATTGGAGGAAATCAAGGAGCGCATGCAAAGAACG GGTATGGATCCCCAGGCAGTAGCTGAAGGTCAAAATGAAATGCAAAAGCTTTTCAAGGA ATATGGTGTAACTCCTTTTACTCCACTGAAAGGGTTCTTTATTCAGATGCCAATCTTTATCAGCTTTTTTTTAGGC ATTTCGAATATGGCTGAGAAAATGCCATCATTTAAATCCGGTGGAGCTTATTGGTTTATAGATCTCAGTACACCAGATAGTTTATGCATCTTTCCAGTTTTGACGGCTCTGACATTTTGGATAACAGTGGAG TGCAACATGCTAGAAGGTACGGAGGGGAATCCTTCTTCTGGAACTACAAAAAATGTTGCTAGAGTCTTTGCTGCTCTATCGGTTCCATTGACCATGAATTTCTCAAAG GCCATTTTCTGTTATTGGATTACATCAAATGTATTTTCCCTCGCCTATGGACTAG TGCTTAAGGCTCCTGGGGTGAAGGCGGCTGTAGGTGTTCCGCTAATACCTAAGCCTCCGGCTGGTACCACACCGCAGCCTTCTATCAATCTGTATTCAGCTTTCAAACAACCCGAAAGAACAGCATCACATCAGTCTACCTCACCACCTGATGAACCAACTAAAGCATCGCATAAAAAAATATCGTCGTCTTCAACCATGGATCAGAGGATTAAAATTTTAGAGAGACAATTAAAGGGAAGGAAGAAAAACAAGAAGAGGTGA